The Lacticaseibacillus pabuli region CATCTGGCGCCGCATCTTTTTCGGTTGCCGTGCGTCCAAGGTTCGGTGCCATCAGGGTACCCGACGTGTATACGAATGGCTTATGGGTTCCGGCCAGGGTGTCGCCAATAGCACTAATGGCGGCGTGATCCTTGTTCAGAGCGCCTTCGTAATCGTTAAAATTATTGGTGAAGGCGAGGTGCAGGACACCGTCCGCTGCCTTGGCACCCACAGCGATTGACGCTGGGTCGTCTAGGGAACCACGCACGACGGCCGCGCCCATCTTAGTTAACTTGTCTGCTGACTTGTCGGACCGCGCCAGACCAGCCACTTGATGGCCGTGTGCCAGCAGAATTTCAACTACTTTGGTGCCGATAAAGCCAGTTGCGCCCGTAACGAAAACTTTCATACTGAGACCTCTTTCTTGGTAAACCTAATTGACAAGTGAATGATAACCGATAGGGCTATCGGTAATGATATTAACCGATAGACTTATCGGTGTCAATATTGACTTTCAAAATTGCACCAGCTAGCATGTGAACCATGAAGAAAAAAGACAGCCAGAAATACGACCGCATACTGGATGCCACGGCAGAGTTGATTCGCCATGGCAGTGTGAGCGATGCGTCGACCACTAAAATTGCTAAAAAAGCGCAGATCTCGCAGTCGAGCCTCTACGTCTATTTTAAAAACCGTGATGAATTACTCGCAACCCTGTATCTGCGGGAACTGCAGCGCCTGTACCAGGGTTATACGGAGGCGGATGTTGCGCAGCTCACGCCAGCTGAGGCGATGAACGTGTATACCCATCATTTGTTTGACTATGGTATGGCGCATCCAGACAGCATGACGGTCATTCAGAAGATGAAGGGTAAATTTCCTGGCGATGCTGAGGCGGCAAAGCAAATTCAGGCAATTATCGCCAGCAATCCCGCCCAGCAGATGCTGTTTGCCGGGATTAAGGACGGCACCCTCCGCCCAGTCGATATTTCGCTGCACCGCAACGTCATTTTCTCCACCATTAAGTTGCATACGGAGAACCTACTGAACGGGGTGTACACCGAAAAGGATGTGCCGTTTGAGCAGGTCCTTGCCATGATTAACGGCGCGATTATGAATCTGGAGTAGATTAAGGCAGTTATCGGCGGATAACTGCTTTTTGTATGCGATTATTATTAACGGCCAAAACTAAATCTATGGATCTTAGACAGGTCAACGGGTAAGATCTACATATATAGCAATTGTAGATAAGGGGATTACATATATGGATAAGATTCAGGTCGTTGGCGCAATCATTCGCCATGATGGTAAGTTGCTCGCAGCAAAACGTGCCCATAATCGGGTGCTGGGGGGCTACTGGGAATTTCCAGGTGGCAAAATCGAACCCGGTGAAACCCCGGAAGCGGCGCTGCAGCGGGAAATTCGTGAAGAGTTTGGTGCGGAATCAACCGTTGGCGCGAAATTCCTGGTCGACGGTGATGCGGTACTTGATTTTGGAGAGGTGCTACTACACGTATACGATGTGCAACTGGACACACCAGTAGTGAAAACAGTCGCCCATGACGAGTTGCGGTACGTCACAGCGGATGAAGCAGCCCAATTGCAGTGGGCACCCTCTGATATTCCAGTCATAAAGGCCTTAATCGCGGAGGGACTGTAAGATGGATAACCATACGGATACTGACCAGGAAATTCGCAATGCGCTGCGTTTTGGCTTTGTTGATGATACAACGGCGTCGATTGACCCTTACCAACCGGCGCTGGTCACTAACCAGAAGGATAATAACGTCCTGAAGAACTGGACGGTGAATTGCGTCGCGCCAAGT contains the following coding sequences:
- a CDS encoding (deoxy)nucleoside triphosphate pyrophosphohydrolase encodes the protein MDKIQVVGAIIRHDGKLLAAKRAHNRVLGGYWEFPGGKIEPGETPEAALQREIREEFGAESTVGAKFLVDGDAVLDFGEVLLHVYDVQLDTPVVKTVAHDELRYVTADEAAQLQWAPSDIPVIKALIAEGL
- a CDS encoding TetR/AcrR family transcriptional regulator — translated: MKKKDSQKYDRILDATAELIRHGSVSDASTTKIAKKAQISQSSLYVYFKNRDELLATLYLRELQRLYQGYTEADVAQLTPAEAMNVYTHHLFDYGMAHPDSMTVIQKMKGKFPGDAEAAKQIQAIIASNPAQQMLFAGIKDGTLRPVDISLHRNVIFSTIKLHTENLLNGVYTEKDVPFEQVLAMINGAIMNLE